GCCCAAGTCAAAGAGGGTGGCAAAACCACCATTGGCCGGCCTCACATCGCTGATGCTTTGGTGAGTGCCGGCGTATATCGGACTCGTTCGGAAGCGTTTGCGGATGCGGTCAGCGCCTCATCCAAATACTATATTCCCACGCCTTCGCCGACCTCTCATGAAGTGGTGTCCGCCGTCAAGGGAGCGGGCGGTGTGATTCTGATCGCCCATGCCGGTGATGTGAGCCGTAACCGCAGACTGTTGTCCGATGACCAGATCGAGGCATTGATCAGCGAGGGATTGGACGGGCTGGAGGTATGGCACCGTGGCAATTCACCGGAGCAACGAGAACGGCTGCTCACCATCTGCCGCCGGCACCAGCTGCTGGTCACCGGTGGATCTGACTGGCATGGCAAAGGCAAACCGAACAAACTGGGGGAGAACCTCACCGATGAGGCCACTGTCGAAGAGATCGTTCATCGCGGCGTGCTTCCGCTATATCGGTGATTCGGCAA
The window above is part of the Bifidobacterium longum subsp. infantis ATCC 15697 = JCM 1222 = DSM 20088 genome. Proteins encoded here:
- a CDS encoding PHP domain-containing protein; amino-acid sequence: MEGMTGYVMPLEPPAVGWDIHCHTVFSDGTETPVTLAEQSKALGLKGVAISDHDTTAGWPEAEAAAHRVGLPLLRGTEITATDENVSVHMLGYQYDPTNQHITDLFADTRAARLQRTQRMVELLSRDYPITWQSVLAQVKEGGKTTIGRPHIADALVSAGVYRTRSEAFADAVSASSKYYIPTPSPTSHEVVSAVKGAGGVILIAHAGDVSRNRRLLSDDQIEALISEGLDGLEVWHRGNSPEQRERLLTICRRHQLLVTGGSDWHGKGKPNKLGENLTDEATVEEIVHRGVLPLYR